The stretch of DNA CGTGGCCagctttagctagctaatgttggAGGATCTCAAACCTTCTTTCATAAAATTTACATTAGGTCCACCTGAGTAACCTTTTTGGAACCAGATATGTACCAAATTGTCTGAGTTTCTTATCCTTTTCCTGTTAAAGGTTACAGAATCCAAGAAATTAATGGATGCTAACGCTATCATCTATCTGCGCCGCCATGACAGTAGCAAGCGAGGCTTTTCGCAACCCAGAATGCCTTGTCGCGCGGCAAGGGGAGAAGCgtcatctccatggcaacaattTTTCTTTTTCCTGTCTGACACAGATGATTAAATCGTTTATTTCCAAAAAGATGGAGAAGATAAATATCTATTCATTTTAGCGCTTGCAATATTAATTCACTTCACAAATAGTTAGATGGCCACCTCAATTAATTTATTTTTGTAGATGCATGGCCAGGGGCGAAtataggttcccacttttggggggggctaagcccctaaataaaacctattatttttcctgtgacccagcaaaactaggggggtctgagggcatgttcccccagaatgaATAGTTTTTATATAAAGTGTCctttagtgggttttaggaaaataaattaacacatttagatttaaaatatggcACAACAACATATCAGACATCTGCTGAGATAAGTGCTAATTATACCGTAGCATAATCATTTCATGAAAAGAGACAGATTAGTTGCCTGTTTCACAGAAGACAATAAAATTAAATGTGACATTGTGTCCCAGCTATTAACATTGTTCTGTTATGGgttcatttacattacatttaggctacatttatgcatttagcagacgcttatatccaaagcgacttccaagacagagttttacaaaagtgcatagatcactgattataacaacgagatagccccaaacatcgcgagtagccaaacatgaagaatacattgtgaaaccaaataagtcctaAAGGGAAGAACAAAAAGAGTATgcagttagacaagttacaattaaacagcaagaacctcaaaagtacaagagtgtacctgtggaaaaagcaagcagcaacaatatatttcacagcaagtacaatcattttttaagacagttacaacaaaccaacaagagcaacaagtctctcaataagagtaatTGTGATCCTGGGTTCAAAGATAAAGATCCTAATATATGCATATTCTAAAAGGCTATGCACTCTTGATGAGATTTAACAAATGATCTATCCCAGGTGAATTAATGAGAGCCAATTAATACTGGAATGTTGATACTGgaattttattttgttgtatatGGGAATATAAACTATAAGAAAACATTGTAAAACCTGTAAAATAGACCATCAAATAAAGAATATAAATAGCCATTACTTGAAATgtatatttagcagacgctaaatgtacttacagtaagtacagggacattctccccgaggcaaataaggtgaagtgccttcacgtaatttggcacggcctggaAATGAGCCAACAActttcggattactagcccaattccctaacccctcagccacctgactcccaccaaATGTTCTACTCTATGTATCTACATACACATTAAGCCCATTATAAGTGAGAAGAAAAGTCTAAATTAAGGTTGTTGAGTTAGGGTTATCACCGTCTTTCTGCACGCTCTTGAGGCTTACTCACTCACCCACGCATGACCAAACAGAGCCGTGTGCTACAACAGTCTCAAACAGGCAGGAGTCCTGTGCTACTGGAGACTATTTTATTTCTAACTAATGAAACTAAACAAGTTCACAAAATCGGTTTTTAAGTGTGAATTTAACTATCTAAaacaaaatggggggggggggggggctcattaATCTTTTGGGGAGGGCTTCAGCCCCCCAAATAGTGCTAGATACGCCCCTGTGCGTGGCAGACTCTAGCCTACTTAAAGGAATGTTGTTCCTAAGGTTTATGAAGATAAAAGCTTTCGCATAGGCTATTCCTTGAACTTCAATCAACTTAGCTTGCACCATTCTGTGTCGGTAATTTTCTTCATTAAAGTGCAAACATTAGGGCCTGTGTTTATTTGCCTATGTTATGGCTATCATATTGGTTCCACAGAGGTAAATCAACCCACCCACGCTTTGTAGGCTAAAGTGTGTATAACAATAATGTAACTTCATTTTCCCAGCTCGTTAGGCAAGTTACTCCCTTGGCCCAAagcacaaataaataaatacacatctGATTGATTGTTGTTATTTTAATTAAATTTTATTATATGCTTTTATTATGCGACTTTTCAAGGCAGGCTATCACCCTAAGAAATGTGCATATGAATTGGCAGGGAAATAGAGCAGAGTTCACGTTCCATTGGTGTAACATCACCTAAAGTGAGCTACAGTTGAGACGCTGTGACCCAAACACGTTTTGATTCAGGAAATGCCTGTAGCCTATTCAAAATCTTGAAATAATGGAGTTGTTTGTCTTAGGCATTTGCGTATTTCGTAATGTTGTTCAGTATCAGGTAGCTATCAAACTGCACAAGTCGCTGCATCGTTAAGCTATATGACTCAAATGAGCCAACTTTACAAGGGTCCTTTAAGAAGAGGTGGGTTCACCTGTAACTCAAATCACTAGCCTACCTGTAAACGCAATATTAtatataggctagctagcctatatCGAAATATTGAATCGTTGCTTTTTCAGATATCATTTATAGTTATTTCCCCCACAACCCTTCCATGTAAATGTATAGGTTATCCTGAGAAATAGTAAACTTGATTGTCGTGgattaagaaaaaaactttttCTGGAAGAGACGTAAACGAACCAGTTTCACTTCGTCCTCCAATGGCTATCCGAAGtgttattttatgtattggaGTTTACTTTGGTGAGTAacttaaaaatgtaaatgtataggtTATCCTGAGAAATAGTAAACTTGATTGTCGTGgattaagaaaaaaactttttCTGGAAGAGACGTAAACGAACCAGTTTCACTTCGTCCTCCAATGGCTATCCGAAGtgttattttatgtattggaGTTTACTTTGGTGAGTAACTTAAAAATGCCTTCCATGTAAATGTATAGGTTATCCTGAGAAATAGTCAACTTGATTGTCGTGgattaagaaaaaaactttttCTGGAAGAGACGTAAACGAACCAGTTTCACTTCGTCCTCCAATGGCTATCCGAAGtgttattttatgtattggaGTTTACTTTGGTGAGTAACTTAAAAATGTTTTGCATTAAGTTGTTTATAACATCATCCATCGTGTAGCGTTAGTTGGTTTAGGTCCCACGTTTAAATAAACTAATGTAAACTGGACCTGCACAGGTAGACTAGCGGCACCAAATACAACTATCTGAAACTTTTCTTATTTTACTCACGATCTTTCAACAAATGAAGCACAGATTGATCAGGATATAGTTTTAGACAGGATTTCCTTTTTAAAATCAGACATAGCTCATTACTTTTTGGACTGACTTTTCCACGCAGTAGCGCTATTTTGCAAAGTACAAAATTCGAAATACTTCTCTGTGGATCTACCACACAACATTCTAGGCCTGTTggaatatgtagcctatattgtAAGCTACAGTCCATGACACTGTTGCCGCTATAATACCGTCAATGGTTAGATCTCAGAGAAACAAACAAcaatgcatgtgttttgttagtTTTTGGTAGGCCTATTTACCTGACAGGTATgatttcagtgtttgtgaaggcGGCAGACGCCGAGCATGGAAAACTCGGAGGGAAGATCACATTGGTCCCCACTGTCAAGGGACAAATGGACGAGATATTGTGGAAACATAAGGGTAATAAAGTGGTGGAGTTCGATGGTAGCCAGAACAAGGAGTTTGGCTCTTATGTGGGTAGGACCGTCCTAGACTTTGTCACCGGAGAGCTAATAATCAGTGCCCTCACTACCGAAGACAGCGGACATTATGAGTTAGAAGCACACATCAACAACCTGCTGAAGTACTCACAACATCAAGTGGAGGTCATCGGTAAGTTTGTGCGGAAATTGTTTTATACTAAAGTCATGCATAGGCTATTTGTGAGTATACTACTCACTACtcataggctatagcctacacaTGGTACCACCATGCCCCAGTAGGTAGCCATTGGTCTCAAAACTTTGTAGGCTACAGTTTTGTAAAGCCGGCACATCAAGGGGGGAACAAATCCTTAAGGGGGAAAAATACATAGATTAATAACCACAATGAATCTGCTATGCACCTCTAAATTCTAGACTATTGAATAGGATAGCCTATATTTAACTGTGAAGAAGTTGTGGTGAACTCTACTTTTTGAAGGTGATTTGATGCCGTTTATGGTGTTTCTTCATAGCTGAAGTGGCACAACCCACCATTATTTGTGTGCTCAACGATACCAAGACGACTGCTTCCATGGCAACACTGCAGTGCAATGCAGACCCTCAAGACCAACAGTCCCCAATGACATACAgctgggaggggttggagggcaCATTGCTTAGCTCTTCATCCATTGATCAAAAGTTGTCCATCGTTGTTAAGGACAGACATGACAAGGCAGTCTTCCAGTGTTCAGTTAGCAACCTTGTGAGTAAGAAGCAGGCCCAATTCCAAGTGAAGAACTGCTTCACAGGTAACACATCATTCATAATCTTACATTTGTTTTTTGTCTACTTTGCTactttttacatttgaaaatgCTATATAATTGCTCATCAGTAAGTGTCAGAGTCTATTGTAAGTAAGCAACTGTACTATTGTTTTGGTGTTTCTTTATTTAGACGAAAGCTCATCTACAGTActggctgtctgtctttccctGTTGTGCCTGGTCATTTTGCTGATCTTGGCTGTTCTGGCCTTGTGGTTTTATAAGAGACACAAGAAAGGTAAGACGCTTCTCACTGAACAGAGGGCCATCCCATGGttgaagatgggggggggggagtaaaatGGTTCATAGATCAGTTATCTAAAAGACAGATGCTTCTTTCACAAATGGTCACTTCCTTACTGTATGTCTGATGgcaatctttttttcccctccaactctgtttttgtttactgATTCATAGCAGAACCTGCTCTCAACAAGCAAGATAATGTGGAGAATCCTTCGGAGCAAAGTAAGGTTATGTTTTTACAAAGCTGCTATCATATTTTGATATGATCCTTATATTTCCCAGGCTAACCTAGTTTCAGtcaagatttcttttttttttatcaaacatATCTCATTACTTTTTCGACTGACCGTTGATCTTCCTTACAACATTCTAGACCTGTTGAAATATGTATCTTTATTTGTGCAGTCCATGACACTGCTTCTGCTAGAATACCGTCAATTGTTGGATCTCAGAGAAACAAACAACAATGCCATGTGTTTTGTTCGTTTTTGATAGTCTATTGAATTAAAGTCATTACCACTATTGAAACTGTATCCTTATATTTCACAGAAcaagtgaaggaggagagaaaactaTTTGATAGACTGGCAAAGCAGCAGATTCCAACAAAAGGTCTTTATTTGCTACTTTGGGCTTATTCGATTGAAATCAAATGAGCATAAAGTATGTTCGTTCATAGGGTGCCCATCATATTTTATGATCCTTTTTATTGGGATATAGCTTCCTTACTGGTATGTAACACACATCCTCTCATTCTATGTTTCTCTGTTAGGGAGACTGGATGACCAGAATGGGAGTAAGAAGCCTAAAAGACATGCTTCTTTCACAAATGGACACTTCCTTACTGTATGTCTAATGGCAATCTTTGTTTTCCTGCcaactctgtttttgtttactgATTTTATAGCAGAACCTGCTCTCAACAAGcaagatgatgaggatgatccTCTGTTACCAGGTAAGGTTATGTTATTACAAAGCTGCTATCATATTTTGATATGATCCTTATATTTCCCAGGCTAACCTAGTTTCAGTCAAGATGTCTTTTTTTAATCAGACATATCTCATTACTTTTTCGACTGACCGTTGATCTTCCTTACAACATGCTAGACCTGTTGAAATATGTATCTTTATTTGTACAGTCCATGACACTGCTTCTGCTAGAATACCGTCAATTGTTGGATCTCAGAGAAACAAACAACAATGCAATGTGTTTTGTTAGTTTTTGGTATAGACTATTGAATTAAAGTCACCACTATTGAAACTGCATCCTTATAATTCACAGGACACGTGAAGGAGAAGGGAAAACATTTTGAAAGACTGGCAAGGCAGCAGACTCCAACAAAAGGTATTTTTTTGCTACTTGGGCTTATTTGATTTAAATCAAATGAGCGTAAAGTATGTTCGTTCATAGGGTGCCCATCATATTTTATGATCCTTTTTATTGGGATATAGCTTCCTTACTGGTATGTAACACACATCCTCTCATTCTATGTTTCTCTGTTAGGGAGACTGGATGACCAGAATGGGAGTAAGAAGCCTAAAAGACATGCTTCTTTCACAAATGGACACTTCCTTACTGTATGTCTAATGGCAATCTTTGTTTTTCTGCcaactctgtttttgtttactgATTTTATAGCAGAACCTGCTCTCAACAAGcaagatgatgaggatgatccTCTGTTACCAAGTAAGGTTGTGTTATTACAAAGCTGCTATCATATTTTGATATGATCCTTATATTTCCCAGGCTAACCTAGTTTCAGTCAAGATGTCTTTTTTTAATCAGACATATCTCATTACTTTTTCGACTGACCGTTGATCTTCCTTACAACATGCTAGACCTGTTGAAATATGTATCTTTATTTGTACAGTCCATGACACTGCTTCCGCTAGAAAACCGTCAATTGTTGGATCTCAGAGAAACAAACAACAATGCAATGTGTTTTGTTAGTTTTTGGTATAGACTATTGAATTAAAGTCACCACTATTGAAACTGCATCCTTATAATTCACAGGACACGTGAAGGAGAAGGGAAAACATTTTGAAAGACTGGCAAGGCAGCAGACTCCAACAAAAGGTATTTTTTTGCTACTTGGGCTTATTTGATTTAAATCAAATGAGCGTAAAGTATGTTCGTTCATACGGTGCCCATCATATTTTATAATCCTTTTTATTGGGATATAGCTTCCTTACTGGTATGTAACACACATCCTCTCATTCTTTGTTTCTCTGTTAGGGAGACTGGATGACCAGAATGGGAGTAAGAAGCCTAAAAGATATGCTTCTTTCACAAATGGACACTTCCTTACTGTATGTCTAATGGCAATCTTTGTTTTTCTTCcaactctgtttttgtttactgATTTTATAGCAGAACCTGCTCTCAACAAGcaagatgatgaggatgatccTCTGTTACCAGGTAAGGTTGTGTTATTACAAAGCTGCTATCATATTTTGATATGATCCTTATATTTCCCAGGCTAACCTAGTTTCAGTCAAGATGTCTTTTTTTAATCAGACATATCTCATTACTTTTTCGACTGACCGTTGATCTTCCTTACAACATGCTAGACCTGTTGAAATATGTATCTTTATTTGTACAGTCCATGACACTGCTTCCGCTAGAAAACCGTCAATTGTTGGATCTCAGAGAAACAAACAACAATGCAATGTGTTTTGTTAGTTTTTGGTATAGACTATTGAATTAAAGTCACCACTATTGAAACTGCATCCTTATAATTCACAGGACACGTGAAGGAGAAGGGAAAACATTTTGAAAGACTGGCAAGGCAGCAGACTCCAACAAAAGGTCTTTATTTGCTACTTTGGGCttatttgattgaaatcaaATGAGCGTAAAGTATGTTCGTTCATAGGGTGCCCATCATATTTTATGATCCTTTTTATTGGGAATTAGCTTCCTTACTGGTATGTAACACACATCCTCTCATTCTATGTTTCTCTGTTAGAGAGACTGGATGACCAGAACGGAAATAAGAAGCAGGAGAACATTGAAAGAACTGAAGGTAACTCCACACTCCCCAGCACTCAAGCATTACCTCAACAAGCTCAAAATGAAGAGAAGAGGTCTggtccaccctcaccctcccaaGCCAGCATGATCCAGTCAGACCAGAACATATTACAACCTGGACAAGAGACAGTACCAGACCAGGACCCAGCAGAGCCTGTGGAGGTCAGTCTCCCTGACCAGAAGAGTGTAGTGGCCTCAATAACAAAGGAACCCACAGATCCGGCCATACCAGACCCAGAACCAGAAGGACCGACATGTCCCACAAAGCAGGACACGGGCGCAGAAGAAACCGGAAATCAGAAACAACCAGATGCAGACATATTGGGAAAAACTGGGTTGCTGACAAACCCAAACAATCCCACACAGGCTGGGTCAGAACCAGAGGCTCCCAAAAATCAGTTTGACACAAATACAGAAGCCACATCTGAGGTTCCAGCTAAGGGTCATCAGGTTGAAAACTCTGAGAGCTGTTCAACCTCTCCTGGCGGGGAGGAAGGGGATAAAGATGGGTTAAAGAAGGCAGAAAAAGAGATAGAGCCAAGGAATGGGGAAACAAATGATGAGACAAATGATGATAGAATTGACAAAGATGCCATGGACCAAAATGGAGAGGAAGCAATCAAAAAGACAGAGCAAAAGAAAGAACACAGTTCTCAATTTTCTACGTTGAGCCCCAAAGATGATCAGATAAATGGAAGCACACTAGACGCTGTAGCTGTCTCCAAGCCTACAGAACCGAGTCAAGACCAACCAGAACTGGATGACTCAAAAGCTGTTAGAGATGTGGACCTATGTCAACAGAAGCCAAACTCCCAGAGTGGTTCCATCTCTCCTGGGGGGGTAGTAGGCAGTGAAAAAGGATCAAAGGAGGcagaagaagagatggaggcaggggatgtggAAAAAGAGATACCCGAAGGGGGGGGTGATCATTCTATCAGGATAGATGGAAACATGAAGACGGATGATGAGGAAAATAAGAAATCATTTGTGGCAGTGGGGGACACTGTAGCTGTCTCCAAGCCTACAGAACCGAGTCAAGACCAACCAGAACCGGATGACTCAAAAGCTGTTAGAGATGTGGACCTATGTCAACAGAAGCCAAACTCCCAGAGTGGTTCCATCTCTCCTGGGGGGGTAGTAGGCAGTGAAAAAGGATCAAAGGAAGcagaagaagagatggaggcaggggatgtggAAAAAGAGATACCCGAAGGGGGGGGTGATCATTCTATCAGGATAGATGGAAACATGAAGACGGATGATGAGGAAAATAAGAAATCATTTGTGGAAGTGGGGGACACTGTAGCTGTCTCCAAGCCTACAGAACCGAGTCAAGACCAACCAGAACCGGATGACTCAAAAGCTGTTAGAGATGTGGACCTATGTCAACAGAAGCCAAACTCCCAGAGTGGTTCCATCTCTCCTGGGGGGGTAGTAGGCAGTGAAAAAGGATCAGAGGAGGcagaagaagagatggaggcaggggatgtggAAAAAGAGATACCTGAAGGGGGGGGTGATCATTCTATCAGGATAGATGGAAACATGAAGACGGATGATAAGGAAAATAAGAAATCATTTGTGGAAGTGGGGGATACGGAGCATCAGTCCATGAAAGAGGAAAAGACGGGCACAGATGAGCGTGCAGAGCAACATCCTGACCCCGGAGAGAAGGCCGATGTTTCAAGCCAGAGTGAGACAGTAACGGCAGGAGTGAAGAACAATGCAGACAAGGAGCAAGATGACAAAAAAGACAAGGGTGGCATAAAGGTAGACAGTCCGATGGAGGGAGCAGGTTCAGATGAGCAGGGAGATAGCAATGAGGAGAAGGCTAAAGGGACAGAACAGGGTGAGACAGATCAAAAGCTAGAAGACTAGAAGGACACTGATGAGTTGCTAGGTAGCAAACACTGTGAAAGGGACATGAAGGGAGGCAGTCAGAGAGGGTAATcaattcaattttttttaaacaagaatACTGCTTTAAAAATATAATATACAATGTTATAAATGTAAAAGTGAACAACGTGTTAATCgtgaattatgtaaaaaaaatgttttcagaGGAAACTGTTTTGCTGTATGCTGATCTTTTTTATGTTGTAGCctatgatttaaaaaaaatataaaatagcaAAAAAGGGGTAGGCATGAGAGACATTTTACTTTTAGATTCGTtctttcacatgcacacacagcaggaatTGGAGATGAAGACCAGATAGTAAAATAATATCTTAAGTGTCATAAACCTGGGTATATGGGTGTTGAGAGAGGTCTTAGAGCGAGAATACAGGTGGAAGTGGAATTTCTTATGCCAGTTTACCTGTCTACTTTTATAATTTTAAactatatttaatataataaactgGTATGACGAGATGCATTTAAAACCAAAACATACTTAAGTCAGTGCTTGGGAAAGGTGTTTAAAAAGACTGACATGCCCCACCCAGCCAGACACTGGCACACAGTTGAACTTTACCACACCCAAGGTAACCTCTCTTTCCTTCAACACTTTATCCATTGTAACTGTATCCATTTATAATCTATTATTAAATGAGAACATATGACCATCTGTAtgtgtaaaaaatataatttgaaaCTTGGTAATGTGTTTGGTTTTCATTTGAAATAACATTTGTATATGTTATGAAGACACATGGATGATGCTTAGGAAAAACATTAAATGGAGCAGTAAATTATGATTGCAATACTGCTTTATTGCctgctttatttatttatttattgagtcATAAATCCAAAGCTTTTCTTTTGACCTCTAGACTTGTGATTTGATATTGTAGTGGAACTAGCAGTGTTTAGATGGACAATTATGAGCTTTTGACACAACTTA from Hypomesus transpacificus isolate Combined female chromosome 23, fHypTra1, whole genome shotgun sequence encodes:
- the LOC124485033 gene encoding protein IWS1 homolog A-like isoform X2; amino-acid sequence: MAIRSVILCIGVYFVFVKAADAEHGKLGGKITLVPTVKGQMDEILWKHKGNKVVEFDGSQNKEFGSYVGRTVLDFVTGELIISALTTEDSGHYELEAHINNLLKYSQHQVEVIAEVAQPTIICVLNDTKTTASMATLQCNADPQDQQSPMTYSWEGLEGTLLSSSSIDQKLSIVVKDRHDKAVFQCSVSNLVSKKQAQFQVKNCFTDESSSTVLAVCLSLLCLVILLILAVLALWFYKRHKKAEPALNKQDNVENPSEQKQVKEERKLFDRLAKQQIPTKGRLDDQNGTEPALNKQDDEDDPLLPGHVKEKGKHFERLARQQTPTKGRLDDQNGTEPALNKQDDEDDPLLPRHVKEKGKHFERLARQQTPTKGRLDDQNGTEPALNKQDDEDDPLLPGHVKEKGKHFERLARQQTPTKERLDDQNGNKKQENIERTEGNSTLPSTQALPQQAQNEEKRSGPPSPSQASMIQSDQNILQPGQETVPDQDPAEPVEVSLPDQKSVVASITKEPTDPAIPDPEPEGPTCPTKQDTGAEETGNQKQPDADILGKTGLLTNPNNPTQAGSEPEAPKNQFDTNTEATSEVPAKGHQVENSESCSTSPGGEEGDKDGLKKAEKEIEPRNGETNDETNDDRIDKDAMDQNGEEAIKKTEQKKEHSSQFSTLSPKDDQINGSTLDAVAVSKPTEPSQDQPELDDSKAVRDVDLCQQKPNSQSGSISPGGVVGSEKGSKEAEEEMEAGDVEKEIPEGGGDHSIRIDGNMKTDDEENKKSFVAVGDTVAVSKPTEPSQDQPEPDDSKAVRDVDLCQQKPNSQSGSISPGGVVGSEKGSKEAEEEMEAGDVEKEIPEGGGDHSIRIDGNMKTDDEENKKSFVEVGDTVAVSKPTEPSQDQPEPDDSKAVRDVDLCQQKPNSQSGSISPGGVVGSEKGSEEAEEEMEAGDVEKEIPEGGGDHSIRIDGNMKTDDKENKKSFVEVGDTEHQSMKEEKTGTDERAEQHPDPGEKADVSSQSETVTAGVKNNADKEQDDKKDKGGIKVDSPMEGAGSDEQGDSNEEKAKGTEQGETDQKLED
- the LOC124485033 gene encoding muscle M-line assembly protein unc-89-like isoform X6 encodes the protein MAIRSVILCIGVYFVFVKAADAEHGKLGGKITLVPTVKGQMDEILWKHKGNKVVEFDGSQNKEFGSYVGRTVLDFVTGELIISALTTEDSGHYELEAHINNLLKYSQHQVEVIAEVAQPTIICVLNDTKTTASMATLQCNADPQDQQSPMTYSWEGLEGTLLSSSSIDQKLSIVVKDRHDKAVFQCSVSNLVSKKQAQFQVKNCFTDESSSTVLAVCLSLLCLVILLILAVLALWFYKRHKKAEPALNKQDNVENPSEQKQVKEERKLFDRLAKQQIPTKGRLDDQNGTEPALNKQDDEDDPLLPGHVKEKGKHFERLARQQTPTKGRLDDQNGTEPALNKQDDEDDPLLPRHVKEKGKHFERLARQQTPTKGRLDDQNGKPALNKQDDEDDPLLPGHVKEKGKHFERLARQQTPTKERLDDQNGNKKQENIERTEGNSTLPSTQALPQQAQNEEKRSGPPSPSQASMIQSDQNILQPGQETVPDQDPAEPVEVSLPDQKSVVASITKEPTDPAIPDPEPEGPTCPTKQDTGAEETGNQKQPDADILGKTGLLTNPNNPTQAGSEPEAPKNQFDTNTEATSEVPAKGHQVENSESCSTSPGGEEGDKDGLKKAEKEIEPRNGETNDETNDDRIDKDAMDQNGEEAIKKTEQKKEHSSQFSTLSPKDDQINGSTLDAVAVSKPTEPSQDQPELDDSKAVRDVDLCQQKPNSQSGSISPGGVVGSEKGSKEAEEEMEAGDVEKEIPEGGGDHSIRIDGNMKTDDEENKKSFVAVGDTVAVSKPTEPSQDQPEPDDSKAVRDVDLCQQKPNSQSGSISPGGVVGSEKGSKEAEEEMEAGDVEKEIPEGGGDHSIRIDGNMKTDDEENKKSFVEVGDTVAVSKPTEPSQDQPEPDDSKAVRDVDLCQQKPNSQSGSISPGGVVGSEKGSEEAEEEMEAGDVEKEIPEGGGDHSIRIDGNMKTDDKENKKSFVEVGDTEHQSMKEEKTGTDERAEQHPDPGEKADVSSQSETVTAGVKNNADKEQDDKKDKGGIKVDSPMEGAGSDEQGDSNEEKAKGTEQGETDQKLED
- the LOC124485033 gene encoding protein IWS1 homolog A-like isoform X5, translated to MAIRSVILCIGVYFVFVKAADAEHGKLGGKITLVPTVKGQMDEILWKHKGNKVVEFDGSQNKEFGSYVGRTVLDFVTGELIISALTTEDSGHYELEAHINNLLKYSQHQVEVIAEVAQPTIICVLNDTKTTASMATLQCNADPQDQQSPMTYSWEGLEGTLLSSSSIDQKLSIVVKDRHDKAVFQCSVSNLVSKKQAQFQVKNCFTDESSSTVLAVCLSLLCLVILLILAVLALWFYKRHKKAEPALNKQDNVENPSEQKQVKEERKLFDRLAKQQIPTKGRLDDQNGTEPALNKQDDEDDPLLPGHVKEKGKHFERLARQQTPTKGRLDDQNGKPALNKQDDEDDPLLPRHVKEKGKHFERLARQQTPTKGRLDDQNGTEPALNKQDDEDDPLLPGHVKEKGKHFERLARQQTPTKERLDDQNGNKKQENIERTEGNSTLPSTQALPQQAQNEEKRSGPPSPSQASMIQSDQNILQPGQETVPDQDPAEPVEVSLPDQKSVVASITKEPTDPAIPDPEPEGPTCPTKQDTGAEETGNQKQPDADILGKTGLLTNPNNPTQAGSEPEAPKNQFDTNTEATSEVPAKGHQVENSESCSTSPGGEEGDKDGLKKAEKEIEPRNGETNDETNDDRIDKDAMDQNGEEAIKKTEQKKEHSSQFSTLSPKDDQINGSTLDAVAVSKPTEPSQDQPELDDSKAVRDVDLCQQKPNSQSGSISPGGVVGSEKGSKEAEEEMEAGDVEKEIPEGGGDHSIRIDGNMKTDDEENKKSFVAVGDTVAVSKPTEPSQDQPEPDDSKAVRDVDLCQQKPNSQSGSISPGGVVGSEKGSKEAEEEMEAGDVEKEIPEGGGDHSIRIDGNMKTDDEENKKSFVEVGDTVAVSKPTEPSQDQPEPDDSKAVRDVDLCQQKPNSQSGSISPGGVVGSEKGSEEAEEEMEAGDVEKEIPEGGGDHSIRIDGNMKTDDKENKKSFVEVGDTEHQSMKEEKTGTDERAEQHPDPGEKADVSSQSETVTAGVKNNADKEQDDKKDKGGIKVDSPMEGAGSDEQGDSNEEKAKGTEQGETDQKLED
- the LOC124485033 gene encoding protein IWS1 homolog A-like isoform X7, which translates into the protein MAIRSVILCIGVYFVFVKAADAEHGKLGGKITLVPTVKGQMDEILWKHKGNKVVEFDGSQNKEFGSYVGRTVLDFVTGELIISALTTEDSGHYELEAHINNLLKYSQHQVEVIAEVAQPTIICVLNDTKTTASMATLQCNADPQDQQSPMTYSWEGLEGTLLSSSSIDQKLSIVVKDRHDKAVFQCSVSNLVSKKQAQFQVKNCFTDESSSTVLAVCLSLLCLVILLILAVLALWFYKRHKKAEPALNKQDNVENPSEQKQVKEERKLFDRLAKQQIPTKGRLDDQNGTEPALNKQDDEDDPLLPGHVKEKGKHFERLARQQTPTKAEPALNKQDDEDDPLLPRHVKEKGKHFERLARQQTPTKGRLDDQNGTEPALNKQDDEDDPLLPGHVKEKGKHFERLARQQTPTKERLDDQNGNKKQENIERTEGNSTLPSTQALPQQAQNEEKRSGPPSPSQASMIQSDQNILQPGQETVPDQDPAEPVEVSLPDQKSVVASITKEPTDPAIPDPEPEGPTCPTKQDTGAEETGNQKQPDADILGKTGLLTNPNNPTQAGSEPEAPKNQFDTNTEATSEVPAKGHQVENSESCSTSPGGEEGDKDGLKKAEKEIEPRNGETNDETNDDRIDKDAMDQNGEEAIKKTEQKKEHSSQFSTLSPKDDQINGSTLDAVAVSKPTEPSQDQPELDDSKAVRDVDLCQQKPNSQSGSISPGGVVGSEKGSKEAEEEMEAGDVEKEIPEGGGDHSIRIDGNMKTDDEENKKSFVAVGDTVAVSKPTEPSQDQPEPDDSKAVRDVDLCQQKPNSQSGSISPGGVVGSEKGSKEAEEEMEAGDVEKEIPEGGGDHSIRIDGNMKTDDEENKKSFVEVGDTVAVSKPTEPSQDQPEPDDSKAVRDVDLCQQKPNSQSGSISPGGVVGSEKGSEEAEEEMEAGDVEKEIPEGGGDHSIRIDGNMKTDDKENKKSFVEVGDTEHQSMKEEKTGTDERAEQHPDPGEKADVSSQSETVTAGVKNNADKEQDDKKDKGGIKVDSPMEGAGSDEQGDSNEEKAKGTEQGETDQKLED